Proteins from a genomic interval of Heteronotia binoei isolate CCM8104 ecotype False Entrance Well chromosome 5, APGP_CSIRO_Hbin_v1, whole genome shotgun sequence:
- the LOC132571313 gene encoding zinc finger protein 583-like, producing the protein MERRKEWLESPVLSEVYLSASTRCQSKGPVSFEEVAVYFTEEEWALLNAGERALYREVMLENYRSMVSMGSSICKPDLIYWLEERDEMFIQDSEEAKISTDSLSCWNKEFPFVSAKEDTSVREKRVKRFSQEGLTSEDIPESFLGSVPEIIVILTDLPERDQRKQSAADHLRRHRNLQEEKEPWNKRRLKRSKKAENQKQMTKSVVLRKRDCHETLVIKNLQKGRRNKEGKFTKGKKNEKGSGNKSSPKRNQRILAGEKSYACLVCKRSFNRKGNLVSHQRIHTGEKPYKCLECGKSLSCSKRLTIHQRIHTGEKPYQCLECEKNFSCFRYLKVHQRTHTGEKPYQCLECGKNFSQRTGLIYHQRGHTGEKPYECMECGKRFNRIHHLNGHRRSHTGEKLCKKYKCLVCGKGLTSRRNLSAHERRHEGEKPHKSMRKASV; encoded by the exons atggaaaggagaaaggaatggCTTGAGTCCCCCGTTCTTTCTGAAGTGTACCTTTCTGCTAGCACAAGATGTCAAAGCAAG GGTCCTGTATCatttgaggaggtggccgtgtatttcaccgAGGAGGAGTGGGCTCTGCTGAATGCTGGTGAAAGAGCTctttacagggaagtcatgctggaaaACTATAGGAGCATGGTCTCTATGG GCTCTTCGATCTGCAAACCTGACCTCATTTACTGGTTGGAAGAAAGGGATGAGATGTTCATCCAAGACTCTGAGGAAGCAAAGATCTCAACAG ATTCTCTTTCTTGCTGGAATAAGGAATTTCCTTTTGTTTCTGCCAAAGAAGACACCAGCGTGAGGGAGAAGAGGGTGAAGAGATTTTCACAGGAAGGCCTTACCTCAGAAGATATACCGGAGTCTTTCCTGGGATCAGTTCCAGAGATAATTGTCATCCTGACAGATCTGCCTGAGA GAGATCAGAGAAAGCAAAGTGCTGCTGACCATCTGAGAAGACACAGGAATTTGCAGGAGGAAAAAGAACCTTGGAATAAAAGAAGACTAAAGAGAAGTAAGAAGGCAGAAAACCAGAAGCAGATGACAAAATCAGTTGTCCTTCGCAAGAGAGATTGCCATGAAACCCTGGTCATAAAAAATTTACAAAAGGGAAGAaggaataaagaaggaaaatttacAAAAGGGAAGAAGAATGAGAAAGGGTCTGGCAACAAAtccagtcctaagagaaatcaaagaATTCTCGCAGGGGAGAAATCATATGCATGCTTGGTATGTAAAAGGAGCTTTAATCGAAAAGGCAATTTAGTTTCACACCAAAGgattcacactggggagaaaccatacaaatgcttggagtgtggaaagagtctTAGCTGTAGCAAAAGACTTACTATTCACCAgaggattcacacaggggagaaaccatatcaaTGCTTGGAGTGTGAAAAGAATTTCAGTTGCTTTAGGTACCTCAAGGTTCACCAAaggactcacacaggggagaaaccatatcaatgcttggagtgtgggaagaacTTTAGTCAGAGAACAGGTCTTATTTATCATCAGAGGgggcacacaggggagaaaccatacgaATGCATGgaatgtggaaagaggttcaatCGGATCCACCACCTGAATGGTCATCGAAGGAGCCACACGGGGGAGAAATTGTGCAAAAAGTACAAATGCTTAGTATGTGGAAAGGGCCTCACTAGCAGAAGAAACCTTTCTGCTCATGAAAGAAGGCATGAAGGGGAGAAACCACATAAGAGCATGAGAAAAGCTTCAGTTTGA